The sequence GCCTTCTGGTGGTGGGCATCAACCCGGCTCGCCCATTCGATGGCCTGCACGAGCAGTTCATCGAATTCGTGGCCACCCTCGTCGAGCAGAAGGTGAACGGCCAGCACACCCTGCTCCAGATGCGCGAGAACGCCGACATCGAGCTGCAGCGATCACAGCAAGCCTTCAAGAGCCTCGCCGAGCACTCCGCCGACATCATTGCGCGCCTCGATCGAGATCTCCGATTGCTGTATCTCAGCCCCGCGGCCCGACCCTATCTGAGCGGCGTCTCTCCCGAGGGCTGCATCGGCCGCAGGCCAGACGAGATCGACTTCCCCCAAGGTCTCGGAACGCGCTGGATTCCCCTGATAAGGGAAGCATTCGAAACAGGGCAGGAGCAACGCGGCGATTTCAAGCTTCCCACAACGCCCGAACCGCGCTTCATCGAGATGCGCATCGTTCCGGAGAGCACCCCCGATGGAACGGTCGAGAGCGTGATGGCCAGCATGCGCGACATCACGGATCGAAAACGGGCGGAGAGAGCCTTCGAGCAGCATCGCATCAAGCTCGAACGACTGGTGAAGGAGCGTACGCGCCTGCTGCAGGACGCGGTGAACAGCCTCGAGACGTCGAACGTGAGCCTCGCTGAGGCGAAGCGCGCGGCCGAGATCGCCAATCTCGCCAAGAACGAGTTCCTCTCACGCATGAGCCACGAGCTGCGAACGCCGCTCAACGCGGTCATCGGATTCTCGCAGCTGCTGCTGGAGGGGGCCTGCACACCCGAAGAGGTGCCGACCTTCGCCACACACATCTTCAAAGCGGGTGAGCACCTGCTGCGCCTCATCGACGAGGTGCTCGACATCTCGCGCATCGAATCGGGACGGCTGCAGGTTCATCTTGAAGATGTCTCGCTGCGCGCGCTGCTCGACGACGTGATGCAGATGAGCCAACCGCTGGCCGCGCGTGCCGGCATCACCCTCGAAACCGTTGCGCAGGGCAGCTGTGAAAAGCGGGTCACGGCCGACGCGCAACGCCTCAAGCAGA comes from Pseudomonadota bacterium and encodes:
- a CDS encoding PAS domain-containing sensor histidine kinase; amino-acid sequence: LLVVGINPARPFDGLHEQFIEFVATLVEQKVNGQHTLLQMRENADIELQRSQQAFKSLAEHSADIIARLDRDLRLLYLSPAARPYLSGVSPEGCIGRRPDEIDFPQGLGTRWIPLIREAFETGQEQRGDFKLPTTPEPRFIEMRIVPESTPDGTVESVMASMRDITDRKRAERAFEQHRIKLERLVKERTRLLQDAVNSLETSNVSLAEAKRAAEIANLAKNEFLSRMSHELRTPLNAVIGFSQLLLEGACTPEEVPTFATHIFKAGEHLLRLIDEVLDISRIESGRLQVHLEDVSLRALLDDVMQMSQPLAARAGITLETVAQGSCEKRVTADAQRLKQILLNLISNAVKYNTPHGRVYLYCQESDHQTRLFVHDTGPGIPPEGQQQLFQPFERLGAEVRRIEGTGLGLWLSKALAEAMGGTLGFQSQPGEGSRFWVELPNAEPAHEMIAEQPSPHATQSSEQPSPTDVVLYVENNVLSVLLVEQMLRNRPDIRLVAAMQGSIALELASTTDLSLIVVDLDLPDTSALDVLAKLRASHRTANVPVLIVTTDPDRHGCTALKAAGAYGFVQKPFDVRAFTAAIDAALETSTRQRARPRPTDSG